A single window of Debaryomyces hansenii CBS767 chromosome F complete sequence DNA harbors:
- a CDS encoding DEHA2F17754p (similar to uniprot|P00431 Saccharomyces cerevisiae YKR066C CCP1 Mitochondrial cytochrome-c peroxidase): MSTAAFKRQSVPLSKLFQSYGKNNSQSKYGGYFLATLIGSGILATSYFNNNKNGNTPSNNHKKLLAGSGIVNTAAIPKGKSIKDYQSLYNEIAEKVRDQDDADDGAGRYGLLTRLAWHTSGTYKKEDNTGGSYGGTMIYKPESTDGENSGLNHGRDFLQEFKDKYSWLSHGDLWTLGGVVAVQECGGPKIKWRPGRQDISDKTRVPENGRLPDASKDADYVKGVFGRMGFNERETVCLIGAHCLGKCHKENTNYDGPWGPSFNMFTNDFFVRLLQNWHVKKWDGKKQYEDDETNSFMMLPTDMALKEDSSFLKYVKMYADDEKLFFSDFAKNFSTLLELGVTFPDSIKPTEFKTLDEQDK; this comes from the coding sequence atGTCTACGGCTGCATTCAAAAGACAAAGCGTTCCACTTTCAAAACTCTTCCAGAGTTATGGGAAAAACAATTCACAATCCAAGTACGGGGGTTACTTCCTTGCTACATTAATTGGGTCTGGTATTTTGGCTACTAGttatttcaacaataataagaatGGCAACACACCTTCAAACAATCACAAAAAGTTATTAGCTGGCTCTGGTATTGTTAATACTGCGGCCATTCCAAAGGGCAAGTCAATCAAGGACTATCAAAGTCTTTATAATGAGATAGCCGAAAAGGTCAGAGACCAAGATGATGCAGATGATGGTGCTGGTCGTTATGGTTTACTTACACGTCTCGCATGGCACACAAGTGGTACTTACAAGAAAGAGGATAACACGGGGGGGTCATACGGTGGTACCATGATCTATAAACCTGAATCGACTGATGGCGAAAACTCTGGATTGAATCATGGAAGGGATTTCTTGCAAGAGTTTAAGGATAAGTATTCCTGGTTGAGCCATGGTGATTTATGGACTTTAGGTGGAGTAGTTGCAGTCCAAGAATGTGGAGGACCAAAAATCAAATGGAGACCAGGTCGTCAAGATATCAGTGACAAGACAAGAGTTCCAGAGAATGGTAGATTACCAGATGCTTCTAAAGACGCTGATTATGTGAAGGGTGTATTTGGAAGAATGGGGTTCAATGAACGTGAAACTGTGTGTTTAATTGGTGCTCATTGTTTAGGTAAATGTCACAAGGAAAACACCAACTACGACGGCCCATGGGGACCTTCCTTCAACATGTTTACAAATGACTTCTTTGTAAGATTATTGCAAAACTGGCACGTCAAAAAGTGGGATGGTAAGAAACAatatgaagatgacgaaaCCAACTCGTTTATGATGTTGCCAACAGACATGGCCTTGAAGGAAGACTCTAGCTTCCTCAAGTACGTCAAAATGTATGCCGATGACGAAAAGTTATTCTTCAGTGACTTTGCCAAAAATTTCAGTACTTTACTTGAATTGGGTGTTACATTCCCCGACTCCATTAAACCAACTGAATTCAAAACGTTAGATGAACAAGATAAGTAA
- a CDS encoding 60S ribosomal protein L9 (highly similar to uniprot|P05738 Saccharomyces cerevisiae YGL147C RPL9A Protein component of the large (60S) ribosomal subunit), which yields MKYIQTDQILDIPEGVTVQINARSITVTGPRGTLKKDLKHIDVTFAKVNNRAIKITVHNGERKHVAALRTVKALIANLITGVTKGYKYKMRYVYAHFPINVNVVEVDGQSYVEIRNFLGEKRVRQIKIFDGVSVEFSANQKDEVVLSGNSLEAVSQNAADIQQVCRVRNKDIRKFLDGIYVSERGVIDEEA from the coding sequence ATGAAGTACATTCAAACCGATCAAATCTTAGATATTCCAGAAGGTGTCACCGTCCAAATTAATGCCAGAAGCATTACTGTTACCGGACCAAGAGGTACTTTAAAGAAGGACTTAAAGCACATTGATGTTACCTTCGCTAAGGTTAACAACCGTGCTATCAAGATCACTGTCCACAACGGTGAAAGAAAGCACGTTGCTGCTTTAAGAACCGTCAAGGCCTTAATTGCTAACTTGATCACTGGTGTCACCAAGGGTTACAAGTACAAGATGAGATACGTCTATGCGCATTTCCCTATCAACGTTAACGTTGTTGAAGTTGATGGTCAATCTTACGTTGAAATCAGAAATTTCTTAGGTGAAAAGAGAGTCAGACAAATCAAGATCTTCGATGGTGTTTCAGTTGAATTTTCTGCCAACCAAAAGGATGAAGTTGTCTTATCCGGTAACTCCTTAGAAGCTGTTTCTCAAAACGCTGCTGATATTCAACAAGTCTGTCGTGTCAGAAACAAGGATATCCGTAAGTTCTTGGATGGTATCTATGTTTCCGAACGTGGTGTTATCGACGAAGAAGCATAA
- a CDS encoding DEHA2F17798p (highly similar to uniprot|P20967 Saccharomyces cerevisiae YIL125W KGD1 Component of the mitochondrial alpha-ketoglutarate dehydrogenase complex): MLRAFRSAIPRAQLMKAQVKPFVRLFATGQDSFLLSNNANYIDEMYAAWKHDPSSVHISWNAYFKNIESSNVPPSKAFTAPPTIIPTVAGGAAGFVPGSSPTNEDVVTHLKVQLLVRAYQVRGHQKAKIDPLGISFGDNDVVPKELTLEHYGFTEADMDKQITLGPGILPRFAEGGKKSLTLREIISNCERLYCQSYGVEYIHIPSKEQCDWLRERIEIPEPYKYSPDEKRQILDRVIWSCSFESFLASKFPNDKRFGLEGAESVVPGMKAMIDTSVEFGVEDIVIGMPHRGRLNMLSNVVRKPNESIFSEFTGSREFDEGSGDVKYHLGMNYARPTTSGKHVNLSLVANPSHLESEDGVVLGKTRAIQQYKNDIGEYKKAMSILLHGDAAFSGQGVVYETMGLANLPDYSTGGTIHIIVNNQIGFTTDPRFARSTLYPSDIAKSINAPIFHVNADDVEANIFIFNLAAEWRATFHTDVIIDLVGYRKHGHNETDQPAFTQPLMYQKIAEKKPVIDYYTKQLIEEGTFTKEDIDEHKKWVWNILDESFSKSKEYQSTSREWLTTAWEDFKSPKELATEVLPHLPTAVEEDTLKKIGTAISEAPEGFEVHRNLKRILNARKKSVETGEGIDWSTGEALAYGSLALEGYHVRVSGQDVERGTFSQRHAVLHDQSSEQTYTPLNNLSEDQGAFVICNSSLSEYGVMSFEYGYSLTSPDALVQWEAQFGDFANTAQVIVDQFISAAESKWKQRSGLVLSLPHGYDGQGPEHSSGRIERYLQLCNEDQRYFPSPELLERQHQDANMQVAYPTTPANIFHLLRRQMHRQFRKPLVLFFSKQLLRHPLAKSELSEFTGESHFQWIIEDPELGKSINAKEDIKRVILCSGQVFTALHKKRADIEDKSTAFIKIEQLHPFPFAQLRDALDSYPALEDLVWCQEEPLNMGSYSYSAPRIATVLENTEKHKDKSLRYAGRDPSASVAAGTKAMHNSEEEEFLKEVFQN, from the coding sequence ATGCTTAGGGCTTTTAGAAGCGCAATTCCTCGCGCTCAATTAATGAAAGCTCAAGTAAAACCATTTGTTCGTTTATTTGCTACCGGTCAAGACTCGTTTTTATTGAGCAACAATGCCAActatattgatgaaatgtATGCTGCTTGGAAACATGATCCATCCAGTGTTCATATTTCGTGGAATGCTTACTTTAAGAACATTGAATCAAGTAACGTTCCTCCATCCAAGGCGTTCACGGCTCCGCCAACCATTATTCCTACAGTAGCAGGAGGTGCCGCCGGATTCGTTCCAGGATCATCACCAACTAACGAGGACGTCGTTACTCACTTGAAGGTTCAATTGTTGGTCCGTGCATACCAAGTTAGGGGGCACCAAAAGGCCAAGATTGATCCTTTGGGAATCTCTTTTGGTGACAACGATGTTGTTCCAAAGGAATTGACTTTAGAACACTACGGTTTCACCGAGGCCGATATGGACAAGCAGATCACCTTAGGTCCTGGTATTTTACCTAGATTTGCCGAAGGTGGTAAGAAATCGTTAACATTGAGAGAAATCATTTCAAACTGTGAAAGATTATACTGTCAATCGTACGGTGTTGAATACATCCACATTCCATCTAAGGAGCAATGTGACTGGTTAAGggaaagaattgaaattccTGAGCCATACAAGTATTCTCCGGATGAAAAGAGACAAATTTTAGACCGTGTGATTTGGTCTTGTTCTTTTGAATCATTCTTGGCTAGTAAGTTCCCTAACGACAAGAGATTCGGTTTAGAAGGTGCAGAATCCGTTGTCCCTGGTATGAAAGCCATGATTGATACCTCAGTTGAGTTCGGAGTCGAAGACATTGTCATTGGTATGCCACACAGAGGTCGTTTGAATATGTTATCTAATGTTGTCCGTAAGCCAAATGAATCTATTTTCTCTGAATTCACTGGTTCAAGAGAATTTGACGAAGGTTCCGGGGATGTTAAGTACCATTTAGGTATGAACTACGCTAGACCAACTACATCTGGTAAGCACGTTAACTTATCTCTTGTCGCCAATCCATCTCATTTAGAATCCGAAGATGGTGTTGTGTTAGGTAAGACTAGAGCTATTCAACAATATAAGAATGACATTGGCGAATACAAAAAGGCTATGTCCATCTTATTACATGGTGATGCAGCTTTCTCTGGTCAAGGTGTTGTTTATGAAACTATGGGTCTTGCTAACTTACCAGATTATTCAACTGGTGGTACTATCCatattattgttaataaCCAAATTGGTTTCACTACTGACCCAAGATTTGCTAGATCTACCTTATACCCATCTGATATTGCCAAGTCCATTAATGCCCCAATTTTCCACGTCAACGCAGATGATGTAGAAGccaatatctttattttcaacttaGCTGCTGAATGGAGGGCTACCTTCCACACCgatgttattattgatcTTGTTGGTTACCGTAAACATGGTCATAATGAAACTGATCAACCAGCTTTCACTCAACCATTGATGTACCAAAAGATTGCTGAGAAGAAACCTGTTATTGATTACTACACCAAGcaattaattgaagaaggtACTTTCACCAaggaagatattgatgaacATAAGAAATGGGTTTGGAATATCTTAGACGAATCGTTCTCTAAGTCGAAGGAATATCAATCAACTTCTAGAGAATGGTTAACCACTGCTTGGGAAGACTTCAAGTCTCCAAAGGAATTGGCTACCGAAGTCTTACCTCATTTGCCAACTGCTGTTGAAGAAGACACCTTAAAGAAGATCGGTACAGCTATTTCAGAAGCTCCAGAAGGTTTCGAAGTTCACCGTAACTTGAAGCGTATTTTGAATGCCAGAAAGAAGTCCGTTGAAACCGGTGAAGGTATTGACTGGTCGACTGGTGAAGCCTTAGCCTATGGTTCTTTAGCATTAGAAGGTTACCATGTAAGAGTTTCTGGTCAAGATGTTGAAAGAGGTACTTTCTCTCAACGTCATGCTGTTTTGCATGACCAATCCTCTGAACAGACCTACACTCcattaaacaatttatcTGAGGATCAAGGTGCATTTGTTATCTGTAACTCTTCATTGTCTGAATACGGTGTTATGAGTTTCGAATATGGTTACTCGTTAACTTCTCCAGACGCTTTAGTTCAATGGGAAGCTCAATTTGGTGATTTTGCTAATACTGCTCAAGTCATCGTTGATCAATTCATTTCTGCTGCTGAATCTAAATGGAAACAACGTTCTGGTTTAGTCCTTTCATTACCACATGGTTATGATGGTCAAGGTCCGGAACATTCCTCCGGTAGAATCGAAAGATATTTACAATTGTGTAATGAAGATCAAAGATATTTCCCATCTCCTGAATTGTTAGAAAGACAACATCAAGATGCCAACATGCAGGTTGCTTACCCAACTACACCAGCAAATATTTTCCACTTGTTACGTCGTCAAATGCATAGACAATTCAGAAAGCCATTGGTCTTATTCTTTTCTAAACAGTTATTACGTCATCCATTAGCCAAGTCTGAATTATCTGAATTCACTGGTGAATCTCACTTCCAATGGATCATTGAAGATCCCGAATTAGGTAAGAGTATTAATGCTAAGGAAGACATAAAACGTGTTATTCTCTGTTCTGGTCAAGTCTTTACTGCCTTACACAAGAAACGTgctgatattgaagataaatctACGGctttcatcaaaattgaacaattacaCCCATTCCCATTCGCTCAATTACGTGATGCTTTAGACAGCTACCCTGCATTAGAAGACTTAGTCTGGTGTCAAGAAGAACCATTGAACATGGGTTCCTACTCTTACTCTGCTCCACGTATTGCAACTGTCTTAGAAAATACTGAGAAACATAAGGATAAATCTTTACGTTATGCCGGTCGTGATCCATCAGCTTCTGTAGCTGCCGGAACTAAGGCTATGCATAATtccgaagaagaagagttcTTGAAAGAAGTTTTCCAGAACTAA
- a CDS encoding DEHA2F17820p (weakly similar to uniprot|Q5KN04 Cryptococcus neoformans) yields MNKRFPELNTYPKTTPKYEIYKLYQSSDSVNMIISFIKTISNIIMTVLEDSIPKTKIVLDFVIVGAGLGGVTAAICLKLAGHNVKLLEQAPELGEIGAGIQIPPPSVKIIKTIGCLDNLLKHSMIPENFKIFRWEDGKQISEQNLVPYTEENYNSMYLHVHRADYHKVLVERAKEVGVDMILNTHINDVDFENNTVTASNGKSYTGDVVIGYDGIKSKLRSAVLGREDLPYDTGDLAYRALIKVEDMKKHAELAPFYETANINFWWGPDKHIVVYLLQGGKTCNVVILSPDTLPKDVAVQGADKEEIAAIFEDWDPRLKTLFSLIQETGKWRLQNSRELPVWTPKKGNFIILGDASHATLPYLASGASQALEDAAVLAGLFSRIEHKSQIRDLLSVCESLRKWRTTQVVQGSTECRNIFHLHDGQEQVTRDKKLAINPPAIGCPNRWADPKFQEFLWGYEAFAEAERGWNEYKTGESPRYSFGGLYEDAKL; encoded by the coding sequence ATGAATAAGCGATTCCCCGAGCTAAACACTTATCCGAAAACCACCCcaaaatatgaaatatataaattgtatCAATCCTCTGATCTGGTTAATATGATAATTAGTTTTATAAAAACTATAAGTAATATTATAATGACAGTCCTTGAAGattcaattccaaaaacaaaaatcGTTCTTGATTTCGTTATTGTCGGTGCTGGTTTGGGTGGTGTTACCGCAGCCATCTGTTTGAAGTTAGCAGGTCATAACGTTAAGTTGTTAGAGCAAGCACCTGAGTTAGGTGAAATTGGAGCTGGTATCCAGATACCACCACCATCAGTGAAGATTATTAAAACAATCGGTTGTTTGGATAATCTTTTGAAGCATTCTATGATTCCAGAgaattttaaaatattcCGTTGGGAAGACGGTAAACAGATTTCAGAGCAAAATTTGGTTCCATACACTGAAGAAAACTACAATTCCATGTACTTGCATGTTCACAGAGCTGACTACCACAAAGTTTTAGTGGAGAGAGCAAAAGAAGTTGGTGTTGACATGATCTTAAACACGCATATCAACGACGTTGACTTCGAAAATAATACCGTTACAGCTTCCAACGGTAAATCTTACACCGGCGATGTCGTTATTGGATATGACGGCATCAAGTCAAAATTGAGATCCGCTGTTTTAGGTCGTGAGGATTTACCTTATGATACTGGTGACTTAGCATACAGGGCCTTGATTAAGGTCGAAGACATGAAGAAACACGCCGAATTAGCTCCATTCTATGAAACTGCTAATATTAACTTTTGGTGGGGACCAGATAAGCATATTGtggtttatttattacaagGTGGTAAAACATGTAATGTTGTGATCTTATCGCCAGATACCTTACCAAAAGACGTTGCAGTTCAAGGTGctgataaagaagaaatcgcTGCTATCTTTGAAGATTGGGATCCAAGATTAAAAACTTTATTCAGTTTAATTCAAGAAACTGGTAAATGGAGATTACAAAATTCGAGAGAATTGCCGGTATGGACTCCTAAAAAGGGtaacttcatcattttAGGAGATGCTTCTCATGCAACTTTGCCATATTTAGCTTCTGGTGCTTCGCAAGCTTTAGAAGATGCCGCTGTATTGGCAGGTTTGTTCAGCAGAATCGAACATAAGTCACAAATTCGTGATTTATTATCCGTTTGCGAGTCATTAAGAAAATGGAGAACAACTCAAGTTGTTCAAGGTTCTACTGAGTGCAGAAACATATTCCATTTACATGATGGACAAGAACAAGTTACGAGAGACAAGAAACTTGCTATCAATCCACCAGCTATTGGATGTCCAAATAGATGGGCTGatccaaaatttcaagagTTCTTGTGGGGTTACGAAGCTTTTGCTGAAGCTGAGAGAGGTTGGAATGAATATAAGACAGGCGAATCCCCTAGATATTCCTTCGGTGGGTTGTATGAAGATGCCAAACTTTAG